AGCCTCAGCCACGTTGATTCCGTGGCGGGTCATGGCCGCGAGTTTGCGGTAAACCCTGATTCGTACCTGCTGGGTAAAGAAGAGCTTTGCCAGCAGGCTGGTGTGCTTAAGCAACTGCATGGGCAAACTCCCCGAAACCACTATGTTTGCGGTCGTAATCCAGCGGAACACCAAGCCGCAGTTCGGCAAGGCAGGGATCAACGACACCTGTCTGGATAAGTTCAAGGGCATGATCCACAAAGGTTCTGCCGTTCAATTCATTCCGCCAATGTTTGTAGGCAGCGTCCATATTCCCATTACGGATGGCGTTAAGAATTACGTGGTCAGTGGGGACCAGTTCAGCGGCAACAGTCTGGCTGATGATGCCCATGCCCGCGCAATCTGCGCAGCCTTCACCACGAATATGAATCCGGTCCATGTCGGTGATGGTGGACATGAGCCGTTCCAAAAGCGGTTGCGGAAGGCTTCTGCGGCGCAGTTCATTGTTAGGGCCAAGGGCGAAGACATCTTTGATAGGCATCCTGCACTTGGTGCAGAGCACCGGGACCAGCCGTTGATGATGCAGGCCAGAAAGCACTGTGTGGTCGCAGAGATATTCCAGCGGATCAGGGTAATTGGCCGCACGCAGCAGGGAGACCATGCGCTGAATGATTCCAAAGGCAGAGTTGGCGTGAACCGTGGTCCAGACGCCGTGCCCGGTCTGGGCTGCATCCAGTGCGGCGGAAGCAGCCTGCGGATAACGAATTTCACCGATCATGATTTCATCCGGGTCGGAGCGCATGGCCCCGGCAATGGCGTTACGGTAAGCACGACCTCTGTTTTCATCCTGATCATTGGTGCTGACCCGGACCTGCTTGACCCGCTCCAGCGGATATTCCGGCGGATCTTCAATGGCGAGGTAGTTCTTTTCGGGATTTTCCTCGGCCATGCTTTCCATGATGTGCTTGAGCGCGGTACTTTTGCCGTGTCCGGTGGGACCGGAAAGCAGCGAAAGCCCGGACCGCTGGGTCAGGGTCTGAAAGTCGCACTTGTGCTGTTCGGAGTATCCGAGGCTGGCGAGCCGATCAGCCAGATTGCCCTTGGCCGTGGTGCGGTCATAGAGCAGGCGCAGGGCCATGAATGTCCCGGTGCCGTTGTCGGCCATGGCACATTCCAGCGGCTCGGTATGAATACGGATGGAATGGACTTCCGAGGGCAGGAAGTCGTTGTTTACGATTCTGCCGTCCTGCCGCTCACTGGGAATGAAGGTTGAATCGACCTGATTGGACATGGTCTGATAGATGGCCACAATGACCTTGCGGCCACGCTCGCCTTTGAGCTGCTTGTAATCCTGCACCATGCCCAGCTTGCGGAATTTGATGGAGGCAAACGGTCCTTCATCGGTCAAATGGATGTCGGACGCGCCCTGCTTGTGAGCATCGGCGATGATGTTTACGGCAAGGGTCTGAATATCGCTTTCTGTCTCGATGCGGGTGTAATGCTTCTTGCGCAGCTTCTGGAATTCACTGGCTTCCACTCGTTTGGTCTCGGTGTAACCTTTGCGGGCGGCGTAGCTGAGGAAAGACATCAGATGCGCGTCATCTTCCAGCTCCGCAGAGATCAGGATCACGCCCTCAAGGAGCATGACCCGTTCTTGCAGAACCGTTGGTATTTCGTTGTTGGTCATGCTGATTACTCCGCGAACTTCAAGGGAATGTTCTTGCCGTTGTGGCGGACAACCACTGACTGCGGGGTTATGACATCAACCCTGCCGATTCCTACGCTTGCGCCCTCGCTTACGGTCTGCATGCCGTCACGACTGAGCAGAGTTGCGGAGAGTCTTCCGTCTACTCCCTGAATGGAAACGATTTTGGGCCAGACAGGACGGCTTTTCTTTTTTACGGCAGCTTTGGGAGTTGCCGAAGCGGGAGGCAGGACCGGGATGATCGGCATGGTCAGCTCACGCAGTTTCTTTTGCTTTTCAGCAATCTTGACCTGCACATTGAGGACGTCGAGCTGTGAATGAAGCGCACTCAAGCCTTCAAGAGAAACAAAAGCGGGGCCGCTGATTTTGGGCCTTGCCGATGTCTGTTTCTTGGCAGACTCAGGCTGGGTAGTTGTGGCGTTACTCGTGCTGTTGGTGGCTTCGTAGAAAGCCGGGATAGTCGCGTTTGTTCCGTTGCTATGTCCCGCAACGGTTGCGTTGAACGCAGTTCCATTTCCAACCGGCATGGAGCTGTTTGCAGGAGCGGAAACCAGAGGCTTGGCTAAAGAATCCAAGTCAGCAGATTCCTGCGCATAAACGGCAGTTGCCAGCAGGAGCACGATCAGGACGAGGTTAATAAGACGCATAGATCTGTCCCTCCATGGTGCATTTGTTTTCAGTGAGGTCGATTTTTGTGAGAACCAGTCCGGGGATAGTGTCCAGCTCAAAGAAGAGCGGTTCGGAAATAACCGAAATCGACGGCAGTGCAGACAGCTTCCATTCTCCTTTGATCCACGGAGCGGTGAACTGGCTTGTCTTGTCGAGCTTTTTGATTTCGGGGTTCTTCCAGTTCAGGCGCAGCTTTGCGGCGAGAACGCGAGTCAGCTCATAGAGTCGGGCAGTGACTTCGGATTTCTGGCCCAGCTCCTGTTTTGCCCGTTGATTCTTGAGTGCATACGGAATGGTGATTTCAGCCAGCTCCGGGCGAGGGCCGAGAGTGGAATTTCCGGGACGGTCGGTAAACTGCGCACCCTGCTGATGCAGCCAAGCCATATAAATCCCTTCACCATTGCGGATAATGGATTTCAGCTTCCAGCCGAGGGTGTACGGTTCGGTGTGACGCACGGCACGCAGGAATTCATATGCAAAAGCTGAAGGCAGCGCGCTTTCGTTCCATGTCTTCGGGAAGAGCGTGTCGAGATCTATAAGAACCGGCGCAACTTCCTGCTGTTTGAGCTTGCTCTCAATGGCTGCAAGTCTGCGCAGTTCTGCAAGCTTATCCTGCTGAAACTGATCCCAGATCAACCAGCCCATGAGCAGGGCCGCGCACAGCGCAACACAGGAAATCCACAAGCCTCGGCTATTTTCTTCAACTAGCGGTTGAACTTTTTCAGAAACTCGCAGCAGTCCATTGAAATGATCCATGGACTCTTCAACGGTTTCGCAAAGAATCTCGTTGTCATCCCAGTCGGACAGGGATTTGAGGTTGTTGAAGTGGGCTTTTGCTTCAGCCTGTGAGTTGAAGTATTGGTCGCCTTCAGCAGCGATGTTTTTCTTGCTGATCGCGCAAACCCACCACAATTCTTCACCGAGGCAGAACATTCCGATCCATGTGGGCAGGGAACGCTCAACCAGCGCACAGGCCAGTGAGGGCAGACGTTTGATCTTTGCTTCAGCGCAATTTCCAAGGCCGAATTGCTGCTTTCTGATTGCAACGCAGTTGTATCCGCCTTCGGGGAATTTTTCGGCCAGAATGCGGGCCTGTTGCAGCGCGTCTTTGCGTTTGCCGGAGCCGTTAATGAATTGCCACCAGAGACCGATGGCGTATTTTTTCTTTTTAATGATAATATGTTGCATGGCTAGACCCCGGCACTTTCCATTTCAATGGTGATGATGATCAGGCTTTTGCCGTACTGTTGGCTGAGTCCGCCGGAGGTGAAGCCGATTCCCTTGGAATCCTGATTGCTTTCCTGCTCGAATCCGGCCAGCACCAGAGTCTGACCGCACTTCATTTTTACCCGCTGGCTGAAGCTGCGGGTGGAGACCTGCGGCAACTGGATGGTCATGGAGCCGGAAGAGAATTCCTTCATGGAGTCCAGCGAAGACAGGGTAATGTTGTATTGCAGGATGGCTTTGCGGTTATCCATGATGTGCGGAAGCACGGTCATGGAGAAGCCGGTGGAAACCTCGCCGGGCGTGAGTTCCGAGGTCTGCATGGAGTTTTCAGTGGTGGTTGAGCTGACCCCGGCGAGATAGGAATCACGCTTGACCACCTGCACCGGCAAGGCCTGATTGTTCATCACGATCCCGGAGCCGGAAGTCAGCAGGGTGGTACGCCCACGCTGACGCAGGGCGCGAAGCATGAGCTTGGTGTCCTTCCAGTTGCCGTCAAGAATGGCGGCGGTCAGAGTTCCCGCACCGGCAAGGGAGCTGTGCGGCTGTCCGCCGAGCAGGCTGAAACTGGATTGCCCGGCCTTGAGCGCGGTCTCAAGATTGAAGCCGGTATCCGCATTGCGGTTGAGTTCCAGTGACCAGACTTTGACTGCAAGGGCCACCTGCCTGCCCATCTTGGAGTTCAGGGAATTGATGTATTTTTCAACCCGGCGCAGGACCGTGTTGGTGTCGGTCACAGTAACCATTCCGGCAGCTTCGTTAACCACGACTCTGCCGTCCTTGCTGAGCATGGCTTCCACCGCTCTTTGGGTATCCTTCCAGACATCGCCTTCATAGCTGGCCTTGTTGGTCTGCGAGGTCTGGCTGACACTGTCCGAGGTTTTGGTGGTCTGGCCTACGCCGTTAATGTTGTTGGCGTTGCCGGAATTGCCGGAAGTCTGAGATTTGTTGGTGATGGTCGATTCGTATTTGATATTTCCCGGCGCAACATCAAGGCTAAAGGATCTGGTCTGCAAACGGGCAATTTCAACCTTTGCCCGACTGGAGTCGTATTCCCAGCCCATGCCGAAGAAATCACACATGTTGTCCAGCAACCC
This genomic interval from Desulfovibrio sp. JC010 contains the following:
- a CDS encoding ATPase, T2SS/T4P/T4SS family, which codes for MTNNEIPTVLQERVMLLEGVILISAELEDDAHLMSFLSYAARKGYTETKRVEASEFQKLRKKHYTRIETESDIQTLAVNIIADAHKQGASDIHLTDEGPFASIKFRKLGMVQDYKQLKGERGRKVIVAIYQTMSNQVDSTFIPSERQDGRIVNNDFLPSEVHSIRIHTEPLECAMADNGTGTFMALRLLYDRTTAKGNLADRLASLGYSEQHKCDFQTLTQRSGLSLLSGPTGHGKSTALKHIMESMAEENPEKNYLAIEDPPEYPLERVKQVRVSTNDQDENRGRAYRNAIAGAMRSDPDEIMIGEIRYPQAASAALDAAQTGHGVWTTVHANSAFGIIQRMVSLLRAANYPDPLEYLCDHTVLSGLHHQRLVPVLCTKCRMPIKDVFALGPNNELRRRSLPQPLLERLMSTITDMDRIHIRGEGCADCAGMGIISQTVAAELVPTDHVILNAIRNGNMDAAYKHWRNELNGRTFVDHALELIQTGVVDPCLAELRLGVPLDYDRKHSGFGEFAHAVA
- the pilP gene encoding type IV pilus biogenesis protein PilP; amino-acid sequence: MRLINLVLIVLLLATAVYAQESADLDSLAKPLVSAPANSSMPVGNGTAFNATVAGHSNGTNATIPAFYEATNSTSNATTTQPESAKKQTSARPKISGPAFVSLEGLSALHSQLDVLNVQVKIAEKQKKLRELTMPIIPVLPPASATPKAAVKKKSRPVWPKIVSIQGVDGRLSATLLSRDGMQTVSEGASVGIGRVDVITPQSVVVRHNGKNIPLKFAE
- the pilO2 gene encoding type 4b pilus protein PilO2, which codes for MQHIIIKKKKYAIGLWWQFINGSGKRKDALQQARILAEKFPEGGYNCVAIRKQQFGLGNCAEAKIKRLPSLACALVERSLPTWIGMFCLGEELWWVCAISKKNIAAEGDQYFNSQAEAKAHFNNLKSLSDWDDNEILCETVEESMDHFNGLLRVSEKVQPLVEENSRGLWISCVALCAALLMGWLIWDQFQQDKLAELRRLAAIESKLKQQEVAPVLIDLDTLFPKTWNESALPSAFAYEFLRAVRHTEPYTLGWKLKSIIRNGEGIYMAWLHQQGAQFTDRPGNSTLGPRPELAEITIPYALKNQRAKQELGQKSEVTARLYELTRVLAAKLRLNWKNPEIKKLDKTSQFTAPWIKGEWKLSALPSISVISEPLFFELDTIPGLVLTKIDLTENKCTMEGQIYASY
- a CDS encoding secretin N-terminal domain-containing protein, which codes for MKRVLLFMLCVCLFVSGCTNFQPSPQERSVKGRAASMRQATMKKTVTVVHAPYVGAVPVELDDNKLPAVFSRRITLNLRRPLTAPELARKISEQVPVHIEVVQDADSDVHVAQENQDRKTPERMQLMYDGQLKGLLDNMCDFFGMGWEYDSSRAKVEIARLQTRSFSLDVAPGNIKYESTITNKSQTSGNSGNANNINGVGQTTKTSDSVSQTSQTNKASYEGDVWKDTQRAVEAMLSKDGRVVVNEAAGMVTVTDTNTVLRRVEKYINSLNSKMGRQVALAVKVWSLELNRNADTGFNLETALKAGQSSFSLLGGQPHSSLAGAGTLTAAILDGNWKDTKLMLRALRQRGRTTLLTSGSGIVMNNQALPVQVVKRDSYLAGVSSTTTENSMQTSELTPGEVSTGFSMTVLPHIMDNRKAILQYNITLSSLDSMKEFSSGSMTIQLPQVSTRSFSQRVKMKCGQTLVLAGFEQESNQDSKGIGFTSGGLSQQYGKSLIIITIEMESAGV